Proteins from one Kazachstania africana CBS 2517 chromosome 1, complete genome genomic window:
- the KAFR0A00990 gene encoding cyclin family protein (similar to Saccharomyces cerevisiae CLB6 (YGR109C) and CLB5 (YPR120C); ancestral locus Anc_3.453) has translation MAITELVRATRSRTALSNVTNTKTVSEEIQQSLTHTLLKTSNRGLLMKIKYIPNKEDNPQVNTSSHIIVQKTTNNNKVSYTWDDLDREDLNDPLMVSEYVHDIFQNLYTLETASLPNKKKILRNRNIRENRDILVNWLVEVHCKFDLLPETLYLAINTLDRFLCEEIVEICHLQLIGIACLFIAAKYEEVYSPSIHSFAFETNGTYTVDDIKSAERYILQILNFDLNYANPLNFLRRLSKADNYDVQTRTLAKYMLEITLIDFRFIGIVPSLCAAAAMFLSRKMVGKAKWNNNLIHYSGGYTKSHIERVCNMILEYLVEPVVHAEFYKKYATKSFLRASAISCDWALKVKRNKFDVMTIHE, from the coding sequence ATGGCTATCACTGAACTGGTGAGGGCTACACGTTCACGTACTGCACTTTCCAATGTCACTAATACTAAGACAGTAAGTGAAGAAATTCAACAAAGCTTAACTCATACATTATTGAAGACTAGCAATCGAGGTTTGctaatgaagataaaatatattccaAATAAGGAGGATAATCCTCAGGTTAATACTTCATCTCACATCATAGTTcaaaaaacaacaaataataacaaaGTTAGCTACACGTGGGATGATTTAGATAGGgaagatttaaatgatCCATTGATGGTAAGCGAGTACGTACATgacatatttcaaaatttatacACATTAGAAACAGCATCTCTTCccaacaaaaaaaagatactTAGAAATAGAAACATACGAGAGAACAGAGACATTCTAGTTAATTGGCTAGTTGAAGTTCATTGTAAGTTTGATTTGTTGCCTGAAACATTATATTTGGCAATTAATACCCTAGACAGATTTCTTTGCGAGGAAATTGTTGAGATTTGTCATTTACAGCTGATTGGAATAGCATGCCTCTTCATTGCAGCTAAATATGAAGAAGTTTATTCTCCCAGTATCCATAGTTTTGCATTTGAAACGAATGGTACCTATACAGTAGATGATATCAAGAGTGCAGAAAGGTATATTTTGcaaatcttgaattttgacTTGAACTACGCCAACCCGTTAAACTTTCTTAGGCGGCTTTCAAAAGCAGATAACTATGATGTGCAAACAAGGACCTTGGCCAAGTATATGTTAGAAATCACATTAATTGACTTCCGCTTTATTGGCATAGTGCCTTCATTATGTGCCGCAGCGGCAATGTTCCTGTCCAGAAAAATGGTAGGGAAAGCGAAATGGAATAATAACCTAATACATTACTCTGGTGGATATACCAAAAGTCATATTGAGAGGGTGTGCAACATGATACTGGAGTATCTTGTCGAACCTGTTGTTCATGCTGAATtctataaaaaatatgctACAAAGAGTTTTCTACGTGCGTCAGCAATATCATGTGACTGGGCCTTGAAggtaaaaagaaataaatttgatgtaATGACAATTCATGAATAA
- the KAFR0A01000 gene encoding uncharacterized protein (similar to Saccharomyces cerevisiae CLB1 (YGR108W) and CLB2 (YPR119W); ancestral locus Anc_3.452), which produces MTENFVGHTSLAQKHGKTRQVLAEVPVNSNNRDSLLKRQISRTPSSVVTKKRSFTEVEETRIFNEHKRVKSNIERTKTLVSVSEYSSDIFSHLLSREASTIPTFNYLTDNESIYHLRPSMRSILVDWLVEVHEKFRYVPETLLLALNILDRFLSKNRVKVSKLQLLAITSLFIAAKFEEVNLPKLSNYAYITDGAASMNDIKEAEIYILKSLEFELAWPNPMNFLRKFHEAENDDTTENMSQFILEYAYCCPKFVHLKPSTISSMSMKITKRILKNKKKLTSIWNDKLDSEAGNIDSEQDESFIKNCNTLIKEIANPSTGLDSLTRKYQGRESKNVYLVVHTWCLEENNVLKRKEDT; this is translated from the coding sequence ATgacagaaaattttgttggtCACACTTCCCTTGCTCAAAAACATGGAAAGACTAGACAGGTCTTAGCTGAAGTCCCTGTCAATAGTAACAACCGCGATTCccttttgaaaagacaGATATCAAGGACTCCATCAAGTGTTGTCACGAAGAAAAGATCATTTACTGAAGTGGAGGAAACAAGAATATTCAATGAGCACAAAAGagtaaaatcaaatattgaaagaacGAAAACCCTAGTTTCAGTATCAGAATATTCGTCAGATATCTTCTCGCATTTACTATCACGAGAAGCTTCCACTATTCCAACTTTCAATTATTTAACAGATAATGAATCTATTTATCACTTACGTCCATCTATGAGATCTATACTGGTGGACTGGTTAGTCGAAGtacatgaaaaatttagataCGTTCCAGAAACGTTACTGCTGGCACTGAATATCCTTGAtagatttctttcaaaaaatagAGTTAAAGTATCAAAATTGCAATTATTAGCTATAACGTCCTTATTTATCGCCGCTAAATTCGAAGAAGTAAATCTTccaaaactttcaaattatgCATATATTACCGATGGAGCAGCTTCGATGAATGATATCAAGGAAGCTGAAATTTACATACTGAAGTCTCTGGAATTCGAACTTGCTTGGCCCAATCCTATGAATTTTCTAAGAAAATTCCACGAAGCTGAAAACGATGACACAACAGAAAATATGAGCCAGTTCATCTTAGAATATGCTTACTGTTGTCCAAAATTTGTCCACTTGAAACCATCAACGATAAGCTCTATGTCCATGAAAATAACCAAGAGAATactcaaaaataaaaagaaacttACATCAATATGGAACGATAAGCTTGATTCTGAAGCGGGAAACATTGATTCTGAACAGGATGAAagttttataaaaaattgcaaCACACttataaaagaaattgctAATCCATCTACAGGTTTAGACTCCCTAACCAGAAAGTATCAAGGCAGAGAATCGAAGAATGTCTACCTTGTTGTCCACACATGGTGTCTAGAAGAAAACAATGTCCTAAAGAGAAAAGAGGACACCTAA
- the ARG4 gene encoding argininosuccinate lyase ARG4 (similar to Saccharomyces cerevisiae ARG4 (YHR018C); ancestral locus Anc_1.354), translated as MENKNSQKLWGGRFTGEVDPLMQLYNASLPYDYKMYKVDLQGTKSYTSGLQKLGLLTEDELSEIHYGLGKIKEEWENNTFIRLPSDEDIHTANERRLGEIIGTGIAGKVHTGRSRNDQVATDMRIYCRDILTNNLLTYLKELISVICRRANEEMDILMPGYTHLQRAQPIRWSHWLSFYATYFTEDYKRLQEILARLNVSPLGAGALAGHPYGIDREFLAQDLGFSGVIGNSLVAVSDRDFVVEIMFWGSLFMNHISRFSEDLIIYSTAEFGFIKLSDAYSTGSSLMPQKKNADSLELLRGKSGRVFGDLAGFLMTLKGVPSTYDKDLQEDKEALFDSLVTVENSILIATGVVSTLTVDKAKMEQALTMDMLATDLADYLVRKGVPFRETHHISGECVALAEKLKLSGIDKLSIEQYKQIDARFEKDLFETFDFEKSVERRNATGGTAKSAILKQLENIQTQLQ; from the coding sequence atggaaaataagAATTCTCAAAAATTATGGGGTGGCAGATTCACTGGGGAAGTCGATCCCTTGATGCAACTCTACAATGCATCATTACCCTATGATTATAAAATGTATAAAGTTGATTTACAGGGCACAAAGTCATACACTTCTGGCCTACAAAAATTGGGCTTGTTAACAGAGGATGAACTCTCTGAGATTCACTACGGTCTTGGAAAGATCAAAGAAGAATGGGAGAACAATACATTTATCCGTCTTCCGAGCGATGAGGATATTCATACTGCCAATGAAAGACGTCTTGGTGAAATTATTGGCACCGGCATCGCTGGCAAAGTCCATACCGGTAGATCTCGTAATGATCAAGTTGCGACCGATATGAGAATTTATTGTCGTGACATTTTGACAAACAATCTATTAACttatttaaaagaattaataAGTGTTATTTGCAGAAGAGCTAACGAAGAAATGGATATTTTAATGCCAGGATATACTCATTTACAAAGAGCACAGCCTATTAGATGGTCTCACTGGCTGAGCTTCTATGCCACTTACTTTACAGAGGATTATAAAAGacttcaagaaatattagCCAGATTGAATGTATCTCCTTTAGGTGCTGGCGCTCTTGCAGGCCATCCTTATGGCATTGATAGAGAATTTTTAGCGCAAGATTTAGGTTTCAGCGGAGTCATTGGAAACTCCCTTGTAGCCGTCTCTGACAGAGATTTTGTCGTTGAGATAATGTTCTGGGGTTCGCTATTCATGAATCATATTTCCAGATTCTCTGAAGatttaattatttattctaCTGCTGAATTTGGTTTCATAAAATTAAGCGACGCTTATTCCACTGGTTCATCATTGATGCCTCAAAAAAAGAACGCTGACTCTTTAGAACTTTTAAGGGGTAAATCTGGTAGGGTCTTTGGTGATTTAGCTGGCTTTTTAATGACCTTGAAAGGTGTACCATCTACGTATGATAAAGATTTAcaagaagataaagaagCCTTATTTGATTCCCTAGTTACCGTCGAAAACTCAATTCTAATCGCTACAGGTGTTGTATCTACTTTAACTGTTGACAAAGCCAAAATGGAACAAGCTCTAACTATGGACATGTTAGCTACTGATTTGGCCGATTACTTGGTTAGAAAAGGTGTTCCATTTAGAGAAACTCATCATATATCTGGCGAATGTGTTGCGTTAGCGGAGAAGCTAAAATTGAGCGGcattgataaattatctATCGAACAATACAAACAAATTGATGCAAGATTCGAGAAAgatctttttgaaacatttgattttgaaaagagtgTCGAGAGAAGGAATGCTACCGGTGGAACAGCTAAGTCTGCAATACTAAAACAACTTGAAAACATACAAACCCAACTACAATAG
- the YSC84 gene encoding Ysc84p (similar to Saccharomyces cerevisiae LSB3 (YFR024C-A) and YSC84 (YHR016C); ancestral locus Anc_1.356), with product MFHLNNPIPRGLENESKKAANVLASFVKPNQVLGQDSVIPPSILKEARGLAIITVLKAGFLFSGRAGSGVIVARLPNGEWSAPSAIGMAGAGAGGLVGAELTDFVFILNNDEAVRSFSEFGTITLGGNISVSAGPLGRNAEAGASASVGGIAAVFSYSKSKGLFAGVSVEGSMIVERRETNRKAYGDNCTTKMILAGMVQPPRGSNALYRILESRAFNYTGDYDRDDFYDDIPNDLNGELPPKSNRYRGDSYIDDDNYYDHRGHRDRLSPRRGVASPPASSRKYATDEINDDETYEHRGGRAERRTKETATNTDDEELYEHRGQHSDHLPQLSDKNQSGMKAVALYNFGGKEEGDLIFKRGDIIAIVKRSDSQYDWWTGNLNGKEGLFPANYVEII from the coding sequence AtgtttcatttgaataatccCATTCCAAGAGGCTTGGAAAACGAGTCGAAGAAAGCTGCGAATGTCTTGGCCAGTTTCGTGAAACCCAACCAGGTTCTCGGTCAAGATAGTGTCATTCCGCCTTCTATCTTGAAGGAGGCAAGGGGTCTAGCCATTATTACCGTTTTGAAGGCAGGCTTTCTGTTTTCTGGTAGAGCAGGTTCAGGCGTCATCGTAGCGAGGTTACCCAACGGCGAATGGTCCGCTCCCTCTGCGATTGGAATGGCTGGTGCTGGTGCTGGTGGTCTGGTGGGTGCCGAATTAACGGATTTTGTCTTcattttaaataatgatgaagcTGTGAGGTCATTTTCTGAATTTGGTACAATCACTTTGGGTGGTAACATATCCGTATCTGCAGGCCCACTTGGAAGAAATGCAGAAGCAGGTGCATCTGCTTCGGTAGGTGGTATTGCTGCTGTTTTTTCCTATTCTAAAAGTAAGGGTCTGTTTGCCGGTGTATCTGTCGAAGGTTCTATGATTGTAGAGAGGAGAGAAACTAATAGAAAAGCTTACGGTGATAACTGTACTACAAAGATGATTCTTGCGGGGATGGTACAACCTCCTCGTGGTTCAAACGCCTTATATAGGATTCTGGAATCAAGGGCTTTTAACTATACTGGCGATTATGACAGAGACGATTTCTACGATGATATACCAAATGACTTAAATGGGGAGCTGCCACCAAAATCAAATCGTTACCGTGGCGATAGCtatattgatgatgataattaTTATGATCACAGAGGTCACAGAGATAGACTTTCTCCCAGAAGAGGGGTTGCCTCTCCACCAGCGTCATCTCGCAAATATGCAACTGATGAgataaatgatgatgaaacaTATGAACATCGTGGTGGTCGTGCAGAAAGGAGGACAAAGGAAACAGCTACCAACACTGATGACGAGGAGCTTTATGAACATCGTGGACAACATTCAGACCATCTACCTCAATTGTCTGACAAAAATCAAAGTGGTATGAAAGCTGTTGCATTATATAACTTTGGGGGCAAAGAGGAGGGTGATCTCATTTTCAAGAGAGGTGACATTATTGCAATAGTAAAAAGATCTGATTCTCAATACGATTGGTGGACGGGCAACTTAAATGGAAAAGAAGGACTATTCCCTGCAAACTATGttgaaatcatttaa
- the DED81 gene encoding asparagine--tRNA ligase DED81 (similar to Saccharomyces cerevisiae DED81 (YHR019C); ancestral locus Anc_1.353): MSLYIKDATGVDELSVAGTQEQPFKTPAYALFAFQQQNADAPEPKLYVFKAEDSEFLEISASALKKARKGCEGLKKKLIKQKELELKQQEQKLTKQMSALQISIEEDKSLPAAKSFKVAKVYEQVGERVKVSGWIHRLRSNKKVVFVVLRDGTGFLQCVLTGDLALAQQTVDLTLESTVTLYGTITKLPEGKNAAGGVELVVDYYQVLGLAPSGDDAFTNKIAEDSDPSLLLDQRHLALRGEAISGVMKVRAALLRAFRRFFEEESLTEVTPPCMVQTQVEGGSTLFKLDYYGEEAYLTQSSQLYLETCLPALGDVYCVQESFRAEKSHTRRHLSEYTHVESELAFITFDDLLQHLERLISQSVKYVLEDPVAGPIIKQLNPDFVAPTGPFMRLEYKDAITWLNEHGIKNEDGKDFKFGDDIAEAAERKMTDTIGVPILLIKFPVEIKSFYMKRCADDPRVTESVDVLMPTVGEITGGSMRITQIDELMAGFKREGIDPKAYYWFIDQRKYGTCEHGGYGLGTERILAWLCNRFTVRDCSLYPRFSGRCKP, translated from the coding sequence ATGTCTCTCTACATCAAAGACGCCACTGGTGTCGACGAGTTATCCGTTGCCGGTACTCAGGAACAACCATTCAAGACTCCTGCTTATGCTTTATTTGCATTCCAACAACAAAATGCAGATGCTCCAGAACCTAAGTTGTACGTCTTCAAGGCAGAAGACAGTGAATTCTTGGAAATCTCTGCTTCTGCTTTGAAGAAAGCTCGTAAAGGTTGTGAAggtttgaagaagaaattgatcaaaCAAAAGGAATTGGAACTAAAACAACAAGAACAGAAGCTTACAAAGCAAATGTCCGCTTTACAAATTTCTATCGAAGAAGACAAATCCTTACCAGCTGCTAAATCTTTTAAAGTCGCTAAAGTTTACGAACAAGTCGGTGAAAGAGTTAAGGTCTCCGGTTGGATCCACAGATTACGTTCCAACAAGAAAGTTGTCTTCGTAGTCCTAAGAGATGGTACTGGTTTCTTACAATGTGTCTTAACCGGTGATCTAGCTTTGGCCCAACAAACCGTCGATTTAACTTTAGAATCTACCGTCACCCTATATGGTACCATTACTAAATTACCAGAAGGTAAGAACGCTGCTGGTGGTGTCGAATTAGTCGTCGATTACTACCAAGTCCTAGGTCTAGCTCCTTCCGGTGACGATGCCTTCACCAACAAGATTGCTGAAGACTCTGATCCATCTCTATTATTAGACCAACGTCATTTAGCTTTAAGAGGTGAAGCTATATCAGGTGTCATGAAAGTCCGTGCCGCGCTATTAAGAGCGTTCAGACGTTTCTTCGAGGAAGAAAGCTTGACTGAAGTTACTCCACCGTGTATGGTTCAAACTCAAGTCGAAGGTGGTTCTACTCTATTCAAATTAGATTACTATGGTGAAGAAGCTTACTTGACTCAATCCTCTCAATTGTATTTGGAAACCTGTTTACCAGCTTTAGGTGACGTCTACTGTGTTCAAGAATCCTTCCGTGCCGAAAAATCCCACACTAGAAGACATTTATCTGAATATACTCATGTCGAAAGTGAATTGGCCTTCATAACATTCGATGACTTACTACAACATCTTGAACGTCTTATTTCTCAATCTGTCAAATACGTCTTAGAAGATCCTGTCGCAGGCCCAATTATCAAACAATTGAACCCGGATTTCGTTGCTCCAACTGGTCCATTTATGAGATTAGAATATAAAGATGCTATCACTTGGCTGAACGAACATGGCATCAAGAACGAAGACGGTAAAGACTTCAAATTCGGTGACGATATTGCTGAAGCTGctgaaagaaagatgacTGATACCATTGGTGTTCCAAtcttattaatcaaattCCCAGttgaaatcaaatcttTCTACATGAAACGTTGTGCTGACGATCCACGTGTCACCGAATCCGTGGATGTCTTAATGCCAACCGTCGGTGAAATCACCGGTGGTTCCATGAGAATCACTCAAATTGACGAATTAATGGCTGGTTTCAAGCGTGAAGGTATTGATCCAAAGGCTTACTACTGGTTCATCgatcaaagaaaatacgGTACTTGCGAGCACGGTGGTTACGGTTTAGGTACTGAACGTATCTTAGCTTGGTTATGTAACAGATTTACCGTCAGAGACTGTTCATTATACCCACGTTTCAGTGGCAGATGCAAACCATAG
- the KAFR0A00980 gene encoding uncharacterized protein (similar to Saccharomyces cerevisiae PES4 (YFR023W) and MIP6 (YHR015W); ancestral locus Anc_1.357) — protein MSTSFSQRLNILNNLSINKLQQNAERSLKQKVEGSMIDLSEEIKMPSKNSENFENQEDINHNPKKFSISGKKNTPKRSGTKPQLSTDFKSQKKVTPLFIGGLGPHVTESMLKELFNKFSSLYSVKICYDSETKKSLGYGYLNFSGSDEIDRVIEEFNYTEVFGSEIKIMPSLRNSLYRKNIGTNIFFSNLPLENSELTTRVFYDTFKKYGKILSCKLDHRKNIGFVYYEDDKVAREVIEKYNNTTFFGAKILCGLHFDKELRNFPDFEKRKSYLDKHIILEDELNTVEGKTSMLTKIKSSLPHPNAVFVKNLPIDTTEDEILDFFSVVGPVKSVFTSKVLKFKSEWAFITYKKGSDTERAIEELDGKKYKDRKISVTKAKARQQQHHHHQQQQQQQQQPIVKKASTKTTIQLNNLSTICTKEFLVELCIQEHLKFDRLKITEYEPDSGTFKGFATFKTKDDAKKFYNYLNGKLVGGSVINATFAAAKTNIGEADGKESANSETQGSASHFSMTKPQFPMPLQYFNPYYWGPPQGVHTRNVLPLYRNVQEMPTSNFFRQKSEHVTDTLKRQIKRAINYLKIQIIVKEKNLNCIAEYIVNVFWCGDLTNLSRYLLLLNTNIHYEEILHRQIEEAISKLGFTKGI, from the coding sequence ATGAGTACCTCTTTTTCTCAAagattgaatattttgaataatttatcaattaatAAGTTGCAACAAAATGCAGAACGCTCTTTGAAGCAAAAAGTTGAAGGATCTATGATTGACTTAAGcgaagaaataaaaatgccttcaaaaaattcagaaaactttgaaaacCAAGAAGATATTAATCATAATCCCAAAAAATTCTCAATTTctgggaaaaaaaatactcCCAAGAGAAGTGGTACAAAACCACAGTTATCCACTGACTTCAAAAGCCAAAAGAAAGTCACTCCTCTATTTATAGGTGGTCTGGGTCCACATGTAACGGAAAGCATGTTAAAAGAACTATTTAATAAGTTTTCCTCATTATATTCAGTCAAGATTTGCTACGATTCAGAAACTAAAAAATCATTGGGCTATGGATatcttaatttttcaggTAGTGATGAGATCGATAGGGTAATTGAAGAGTTTAATTATACTGAAGTATTTGGAAGTGAAATTAAGATAATGCCCTCTTTAAGGAATAGTCTGTACAGGAAAAATATTGGcaccaatatttttttttctaatctGCCATTAGAGAATTCTGAATTAACCACAAGAGTATTCTATGATACgttcaaaaaatatggtaaaattttatcttgtAAATTGGATcatagaaaaaatattggttTTGTTTATTATGAAGATGACAAGGTAGCCAGagaagttattgaaaaatataataatacaacTTTCTTTGGTGCCAAAATCCTTTGTGGTCTACATTTTGATAAGGAATTAAGGAATTTTCCAGACTTTGAGAAGAGAAAGTCATACCTTGATAAGCACATTATTTTGGAGGATGAATTGAATACAGTTGAAGGTAAAACTTCAATGCTTactaaaattaaaagttCACTGCCACATCCTAACGCTGTTTTTGTGAAAAACTTGCCTATAGATACCacagaagatgaaatattGGATTTTTTCAGTGTCGTTGGCCCAGTAAAATCTGTCTTCACATCCAAAGTtctgaaattcaaatcagAATGGGCATTTATTACATATAAGAAGGGATCAGATACTGAAAGAGCCattgaagaattggatGGGAAGAAGTACAAAGATAGAAAGATCTCAGTAACCAAGGCTAAAGCCAGACAACAACAgcaccaccaccaccaacaacaacaacagcaacaacaacagccAATCGTCAAGAAAGCGTCCACAAAAACAACTATACAGCTTAACAACCTCAGTACGATCTGTACAAAGGAGTTTCTGGTGGAGCTATGTATCCAAGAACATTTGAAGTTTGATCGTTTAAAAATCACAGAATATGAGCCAGACAGTGGCACATTCAAAGGTTTTGCTACATTTAAAACCAAAGATGATGCCAAAAAGTTCTATAACTATCTAAATGGGAAACTGGTTGGTGGTTCTGTTATCAATGCTACATTTGCAGCTGCAAAAACCAATATAGGTGAAGCAGATGGTAAGGAAAGTGCAAACTCTGAAACACAAGGATCAGCATCTCACTTTAGCATGACAAAACCACAATTTCCCATGCCATTGCAATATTTTAATCCATATTATTGGGGCCCACCACAAGGAGTACATACAAGAAATGTTCTACCTCTGTATAGAAATGTTCAAGAAATGCCTACAAGTAATTTTTTCCGTCAAAAGAGTGAGCACGTCACAGATACTCTTAAGAGACAAATTAAGAGGGCCATAAACTATTTGAAGATTCAGATAATCgtgaaggaaaaaaatttgaattgtaTTGCTGAATATATTGTAAATGTATTTTGGTGTGGTGATCTGACAAACTTGAGTAGATACTTACTTCTTCTTAATACCAACATACACTACGAAGAAATATTGCATAGACAAATCGAAGAAGCCATCAGCAAGTTGGGCTTTACAAAGGGAATATAG
- the YSC83 gene encoding Ysc83p (similar to Saccharomyces cerevisiae YSC83 (YHR017W); ancestral locus Anc_1.355): MVSMENRGNEDFVDRVFDLGTRYIDKCYRLIDSSGQAVVDRLKDMAEDWALTPSGNIPERTGTMGGSMLRKLFPGLNGSQCGKSQYWLYGLGTSATVLVLFWKLASIPSRLPQNESLCVLILGDMSDPIVRSQVMDLYARRFTVFICSENAEKFKKYKDETDFLIPIDASSSTDLQKFIDYLNSSSLPNGRLASILFMPNLSYQPSGELSMEALQYEIKSNILISYNTLIKLLPHLLTTSRNKTQLILFNPSLSYNLQMSNHPTELFISGFVSSIYHSLQKYDSLNVMMIHLGLFQIQGQLSNYKYLKWSGSSIQSGLHSPVYKIIMSANGTPVQKLLLWFRTLFGRHPVFFLGRLSFISTWSIFPLMLRFKRFLSAKNRQVRNFFYL, encoded by the coding sequence ATGGTTTCCATGGAAAATAGAGGCAATGAAGATTTCGTTGACAGAGTATTCGATCTGGGCACAAGGTACATAGATAAGTGTTACCGGTTAATTGATAGTTCGGGACAGGCGGTTGTAGATAGGTTGAAAGATATGGCAGAAGATTGGGCATTGACTCCTTCGGGAAATATCCCTGAAAGGACCGGCACGATGGGAGGTAGTATGCTTCGGAAGCTGTTTCCTGGCTTGAATGGTAGCCAATGTGGTAAGAGCCAGTACTGGCTTTACGGTTTGGGGACTTCAGCTACTGTTTTGGTGCTTTTCTGGAAGCTAGCATCTATTCCGTCTCGTTTACCTCAAAATGAGTCTCTTTGCGTACTGATACTCGGCGATATGAGCGATCCAATTGTCAGATCGCAAGTCATGGATCTATATGCAAGACGTTTCACGGTGTTTATATGCTCTGAAAATGCTGAAAAgttcaagaaatataaagaCGAAACAGATTTCCTGATACCCATAGATGCTTCCTCTTCCACTGATCTTCAAAAGTTCATTGACTATTTGAATAGTTCTAGCCTCCCAAATGGGAGACTAGCATCAATTTTGTTCATGCCAAATCTTTCCTATCAACCTTCAGGTGAACTGTCAATGGAAGCTTTACAATatgaaatcaaatcaaaCATTTTGATATCGTATAACACACTAATTAAATTACTACCACATTTACTGACTACTTCTAGGAATAAAACTCAGttaatattattcaatCCTTCATTGTCTTATAATTTGCAAATGTCAAACCATCCTACAGAACTTTTCATATCTGGGTTTGTGAGTTCTATCTATCATTCTTTGCAAAAATATGATTCTCTGAATGTAATGATGATCCATTTGGGTTTATTCCAGATTCAAGGTCAATTATCAAACTATAAATACTTAAAATGGTCTGGTTCAAGTATTCAATCCGGCTTACATTCTCCTGTGTATAAGATAATAATGTCAGCCAATGGAACTCCTGTCCAGAAACTTTTACTTTGGTTCCGAACTTTGTTCGGTCGTCACCCTGTTTTCTTTCTGGGAAGATTGAGCTTCATTTCAACTTGGTCAATATTCCCATTAATGTTAAGGTTCAAGCGGTTTTTATCAGCCAAGAATAGGCAagtaagaaattttttctatttgtaa